The Punica granatum isolate Tunisia-2019 chromosome 4, ASM765513v2, whole genome shotgun sequence genome has a window encoding:
- the LOC116205676 gene encoding transcription factor bHLH121, which yields MKPEIPPPPPRDPHAPPLGSPSQPNSSQRNENAARKTQKADREKLRRDRLNEQFVELGNALDPDRPKNDKATIIADTIQLLKDLTAEVNKLKTEYAALTEESRELTQEKNDLKDEKASLKSEIDNLNIQCQHRSRAMFPWGPMDPSVVMGPTGPASYPFPVPMAVPSGPIPMHPSIPPYTFFASPNPNIIPNSCSTFVPYITPSTQVEQLSAQYVSPLMQRGNASHVSSNVDNKNKSSGEGKSRKSDDSNEVTTDLELKTPWSTADHDSCSEQRKSKRSLTRDDSGERSASSRCSSSRSVQDSSSNSVVGESKADD from the exons ATGAAGCCCGAGATCCCTCCCCCGCCCCCGCGTGACCCTCACGCGCCACCTCTCGGCTCCCCGTCCCAGCCCAATTCCAG ccaaagaaatgaaaatgctgCTAGGAAAACTCAGAAAGCAGACCGTGAGAAATTAAGGAGAGATCGCTTGAATGAACAGTTTGTTGAGTTAGGAAATGCTTTAG ATCCTGATAGGCCAAAGAATGACAAAGCCACTATTATAGCTGATACGATCCAGTTGCTTAAGGACTTGACCGCCGAGGTGAACAAACTCAAAACCGAATATGCTGCATTAACTGAAGAGTCGCGTGag TTGACCCAGGAAAAAAACGATCTCAAGGATGAGAAAGCTTCCCTGAAATCCGAGATTGATAACCTTAACATACAATGCCAGCACAGATCAAGGGCTATGTTCCCATGGGGCCCCATGGATCCCTCGGTTGTTATGGGCCCAACAGGACCAGCCTCTTATCCATTTCCGGTGCCGATGGCTGTGCCTTCTGGCCCAATTCCCATGCACCCTTCAATTCCTCCATACACTTTCTTCGCAAGCCCAAACCCTAACATAATTCCTAATTCATGTTCGACTTTTGTACCATACATTACTCCTAGTACGCAAGTTGAGCAGCTATCAGCCCAATATGtctctccattaatgcaacgAGGTAATGCATCCCACGTCTCCAGCAATGTAGATAACAAGAACAAGTCATCTGGGGAGGGCAAAAGCAGAAAATCAGATGATTCCAATGAAGTCACAACAGACCTGGAGTTGAAGACACCTTGGTCAACTGCAGATCAT GACTCATGTTCAGAACAGAGAAAGTCAAAGAGGAGTCTGACAAGGGATGACTCTGGGGAGAGGAGTGCATCTAGCAGGTGTTCTTCATCTCGTAGCGTACAGGATAGCTCGTCCAATAGTGTAGTTGGGGAGTCAAAAGCCGATGACTGA
- the LOC116206026 gene encoding uncharacterized protein LOC116206026, whose translation MAQKGENIIEWSDEMDVGFLNVLLEMKRRTHTTTWKSSTWKEITQEMINLFPEKHLCLQKVKEKYQRMKTNFTRFAEILKHTGVGWDADTNTITADSDFWDMIIKKNRAYKTFRSKGCKHYDMQKQLFSSSVATGVMRISSTDPPPTLEEEQWLNAEFLSRGKGKQKHHVDLEEGSDESDDPVNVADPILTECRRRVPKRSQSKSSQMQECMDIFRGSFTKNQQHTPQSAKKSKSVSSPEKPEKNSIEEALDELAKLESRIPQSLFVKAGKALLDPASRRLFMWFKEESRMEWIMQLE comes from the exons ATGGCTCAAAAAGGTGAAAATATCATCGAATGGAGTGATGAAATGGATGTCGGTTTCCTAAATGTACTGCTTGAGATGAAGAGAAGAACACACACTACAACATGGAAGAGTAGCACTTGGAAAGAGATCACACAGGAAATGATCAACCTTTTTCCCGAAAAGCATCTGTGCTTGCAGAAGGTGAAGGAAAAGTATCAAAGAATGAAGACAAATTTCACCCGATTTGCTGAAATATTAAAGCATACAGGCGTCGGATGGGATGCTGACACAAACACCATCACCGCCGACTCAGATTTTTGGGATATGATTATAAAG AAGAATAGGGCGTACAAGACTTTCCGGAGTAAGGGATGCAAGCACTACGATATGCAGAAGCAACTGTTCAGTTCTTCCGTGGCCACCGGTGTTATGCGCATATCCTCGACCGATCCACCACCAACTTTAGAGGAAGAACAGTGGCTGAATGCGGAATTCTTATCTAGGGGGAAGGGAAAGCAGAAACACCATGTCGATCTCGAAGAAGGATCCGACGAGAGTGACGATCCCGTCAATGTTGCAGATCCCATTTTAACCGAGTGTCGACGTCGAGTGCCGAAAAGATCGCAAAGCAAGAGCTCACAAATGCAGGAGTGCATGGACATATTCAGGGGGAGTTTCACGAAAAACCAACAACACACCCCACAGTCAGCAAAGAAAAGCAAGTCTGTATCGAGCCCCGAAAAACCTGAGAAGAATAGCATCGAGGAAGCCCTCGATGAGTTGGCTAAGTTGGAATCGAGAATCCCTCAGTCCTTGTTTGTGAAAGCGGGCAAAGCACTCCTTGATCCGGCCTCCCGAAGGCTTTTCATGTGGTTCAAGGAAGAGTCACGAATGGAATGGATAATGCAGCTGGAGTAA